In Motilibacter aurantiacus, the genomic stretch GACTCCTTGCAGTCCACGTGGTAGATGCGGTCCTTGAAGTCCCAGAGGAACCCGACGGGGTCCAGGTCCTGCCACACGAAGTGGCTCGGGTCGAAGTTGAGCCCGAACGCCTCGCGGTGGCCGATCGCCTCGAGAGTGCGGACGGTGGTCCAGTAGTCGTACGCGATCTCGCTCGGGTGCACCTCGTGGGCGAACCGCACGCCGACCTCGTCGAAGACGTCGAGGATCGGGTTCCAGCGGTCGGCGAAGTCCTTGTAGCCGGCCTCGATCATGTGCTCGGGCACCGGCGGGAACATCGCGACGTAGTGCCAGATGCTCGACCCGGTGAAGCCCACGACCGTCTTCACCCCGAGCTTGGCCGCCGCCCGGGCGGTCAGCTTCATTTCCTCGGCAGCCCGCTGGCGCACGCCCTCGGGGTCGCCGTCGCCCCACACCCGGGGGTTGACGATGCCCTTGTGCCGCTCGTCGATCGGGTTGTCGCAGACCGCCTGGCCGTTGAGGTGGTTGGAGATGGCGTAGACGCTGAGGTTGTACTTCTCGAGCAGCGCCTTCTTCTCCTGGACGTAGCCGTCGTCCTCCACGGCCTTCAGCACGTCGAAGTGGTCACCCCAGCAGGCGATCTCGAGGCCCTCGTAGCCCCACTCACTCGCCCGGCGGGCGACCTCCTCGAAGGGAAGGTCGGCCCACTGGCCGGTGAAGAGGGTGATCGGTCGTGCCATCTGCCGTTCTCCTCGCGTCGTTGGTTGTCGGACGGTCGACGTCCGGCTGCCCCGGGGACGGGTCAGCCGGCTGCTGCCGGGCGCGGCTGCCCCTTGCGGGCCAGACGCAGCAGCAGGTCCTTCACCTCGGTGGCCCCGACCCGGTCTGCTCCGACGCTCGCGTCGGAGCAGACGAGGACGGGACCGTCGGCGTCGCTGTCGGGCAGCCGTCCGTGGCTGCCCTTGACCGGCGACGGGTCCAGCGGGATGACCTGCATCGAATAGCGCAGGCCCACCTTCTTGCGCACGAGCGCCGCGCCGGCCTTCGCCTTGGCGAGCTTGTCCTCGGGGTTGAGGAAGAGCTCGGCGGGGTCGTAGCCGGGCTTCTTGTGGATCTCGACGGTGCGGGCGAAGTCCGGCGCCCGGTCGTCGTCGAGCCAGTAGTAGTAGGTGAACCAGGCGTCCGGCTCGGCCACGAGGACCAGCTCGCCCGAGCGCTCGTGGTCCAGGCCGTAGCGCGCCTTGCCCGCCTCGTCGAGCACCTCGGCGACGCCCGGCAGGCTCTCGAGCATCGAGCGCACCCGCGGCAGGTCGGACTCGTCGGCGACGTAGACGTGCGCCACCTGGTGGTCGGCGACCGCGAACGTCCGCGACGTCCACGGGTCGAGCAGCTCGTAGCCGTCCTGCACGTAGACGTTCAACAGGCCCTCGCGGCGCAGCAGCCGGTTCACGTCGACCGGCCGGCGGGCGGCCGTGATGCCGTACTCGCTGAGCGCGAGGACCGAGATGCCACGCCCGCGCGCGTCGTCGAGCAGCGGCTTGAGCGCCGTGTCCACCGCGCGTGCGGCGGCGATGGCCTCGGGGCCGTCGGGCCCGAAGCGCTGCAGGTCGTAGTCGAGGTGCGGGACGTAGGCCATCGTGAGGTCGGGGCGGTTGCGGGCGAGGATGCGCCGCGTCGCCTCGATGATCCACGTGGAGGAAGCGATCGATGCCGTCGGCCCCCAGTACTGGAAGAGCGGGAAGGTCCCCAGCTCCTCGGTCAGCTCGTCGTGCAGCTGCGGGGGGTAGGTGTAGCAGTCCGGGGACTTGCGGCCGTCGGCGTGGTAGACGGGCCGCGGGGTGACCGTCAGGTCGGTCGAGGCGCCCATCGCGTACCACCAGCACACGTTGGCCGAGGTCGACCCGGGGTGCTCGCGGCGCGCGGCCTCCCAGACCTTCTCCCCGCTCACCAGCTTGTTGTGCTGGCGCCAGAGGAACACCTCACCGAGGTCGCGGAAGT encodes the following:
- a CDS encoding alkaline phosphatase family protein, with product MTEGRKPVLLLDVVGLTPRLLAHMPNLQAVGSSGFTAPLGTVLPAVTCSAQSTFLTGLMPRDHGIVGNGWYFRDLGEVFLWRQHNKLVSGEKVWEAARREHPGSTSANVCWWYAMGASTDLTVTPRPVYHADGRKSPDCYTYPPQLHDELTEELGTFPLFQYWGPTASIASSTWIIEATRRILARNRPDLTMAYVPHLDYDLQRFGPDGPEAIAAARAVDTALKPLLDDARGRGISVLALSEYGITAARRPVDVNRLLRREGLLNVYVQDGYELLDPWTSRTFAVADHQVAHVYVADESDLPRVRSMLESLPGVAEVLDEAGKARYGLDHERSGELVLVAEPDAWFTYYYWLDDDRAPDFARTVEIHKKPGYDPAELFLNPEDKLAKAKAGAALVRKKVGLRYSMQVIPLDPSPVKGSHGRLPDSDADGPVLVCSDASVGADRVGATEVKDLLLRLARKGQPRPAAAG
- a CDS encoding sugar phosphate isomerase/epimerase family protein — protein: MARPITLFTGQWADLPFEEVARRASEWGYEGLEIACWGDHFDVLKAVEDDGYVQEKKALLEKYNLSVYAISNHLNGQAVCDNPIDERHKGIVNPRVWGDGDPEGVRQRAAEEMKLTARAAAKLGVKTVVGFTGSSIWHYVAMFPPVPEHMIEAGYKDFADRWNPILDVFDEVGVRFAHEVHPSEIAYDYWTTVRTLEAIGHREAFGLNFDPSHFVWQDLDPVGFLWDFKDRIYHVDCKESVKQLNGRNGRLGSHLPWADPRRGWDFVSTGHGDVPWEACFRMLNAIGYDGPISIEWEDAGMDRLIGGPDALQFIKKLVQIEPPAAAFDAAFSSKS